A genomic stretch from Caulobacter sp. FWC2 includes:
- a CDS encoding TonB-dependent receptor: MSFRRVSALTIAALTATAPAFAQGPASRFDIPAQDARAALMALCLKAGCAFAFSTEPGRAYRANAVTGTMPWREALKRLLAGTGLRYEIADETSVRVWAEAAPAPRRFAPVPEAPVDLEAVTITAAFVAGIEDSLLQKRRADAIVDAVSAGRIGELPAANLAEALQRVPGVAIEREVGEGQFVSVRGLGPLFQSVTLNGAPVAFNENIRNSTQSGRQFRFRALSADLLAGAVVAKSATADLVDGGIGSNIDIRTVRGLEGPSYLSIRADAHAEARSGVVSPDVAVSGRWRRADGRLGLVAGVSTERREVQYDRFQISRYRDLVVNGATLTTPEDIRTTVEQEQRARTTAFVGAEWRVAPSATLYVDALASRFDNSIREDRVVYTVGDYAAQVLAAGGARIEGRTLLGGRITAGQIGNNLEVSDQVHENVSLSVAVKADAGAWTLEPRLSLSSARSNLDTPLQRIGAVSPLGVSYSFDLGPNLVERRKAPLLSTPFDLSDPVQLTFSRYGVRATHVEDHDVTALVAAERSVDWTLGPLRFERLRLGGQATDRGRDFQRRDREAAPRIGTVVDAGFFDVGAPSDAFDRLIAARPPAWTAADFTAFRAGFVLPGEADGVIVDAQDLVPTGADLQGSYKVGERILAGYGRLDFSTTVLGLPTTGNVGVRTARTRTDVAGTLLGVSSTGYIDVKPVRYAGAHAVVLPSANLAIALDPHWRLRLAASRSITRPSLADLRSATVPASSLVSILYQRGQAEIDHPAPGTLFSGVGGNPALKPYLATNYDLSLEREFKGFGGVSLAVFHKTIDDFIVVSAQPERLAFATRAGPPVVATVMMSRPRNAGEAKVTGLEAAFSRRFAHGLGVWASATWVDAASRDDQGRRGRLNGVSRLSWSISPFVERGPLHAHLSWTWRSPFGSEADMQGGGVSSFVVASAGYLDAAGSYDLSRRVSLYVEASNLTDTVEAAYEGQRNRPLQIGRSGRSFGFGIRMRL, from the coding sequence ATGTCATTCCGCCGCGTGTCCGCCCTGACGATCGCGGCGCTGACCGCGACCGCGCCGGCCTTCGCGCAAGGCCCGGCTTCGCGTTTCGACATTCCGGCCCAGGACGCCCGCGCCGCCCTGATGGCGCTGTGCTTGAAGGCGGGCTGCGCCTTCGCGTTTTCAACCGAGCCAGGCCGCGCCTACCGGGCCAACGCCGTCACCGGGACCATGCCGTGGCGCGAGGCGCTGAAGCGCCTGCTGGCGGGCACCGGCCTGCGCTACGAGATCGCCGACGAGACCTCGGTGCGCGTCTGGGCGGAGGCGGCGCCGGCGCCACGCCGTTTCGCGCCCGTCCCTGAGGCGCCCGTCGACCTGGAGGCGGTCACGATCACCGCCGCCTTCGTGGCCGGGATCGAGGACTCCCTGCTCCAGAAGCGCCGGGCCGACGCCATTGTCGACGCCGTCTCGGCCGGCCGGATCGGCGAGCTCCCGGCCGCCAACCTCGCCGAGGCCCTGCAACGCGTGCCGGGCGTGGCCATCGAGCGCGAGGTGGGCGAGGGGCAGTTCGTCAGCGTCCGGGGTCTGGGGCCGCTGTTCCAGTCGGTGACCCTGAACGGCGCGCCGGTGGCGTTCAACGAGAACATCCGCAACTCCACCCAGAGCGGCCGGCAGTTCCGATTCCGCGCTCTCTCGGCCGATCTGCTGGCCGGGGCCGTGGTGGCCAAGTCGGCGACGGCCGATCTGGTCGACGGCGGCATCGGCTCGAACATCGACATCCGCACGGTGCGGGGGCTGGAAGGACCGTCATATCTGTCGATCCGCGCCGACGCCCATGCCGAGGCCCGCTCGGGCGTGGTCTCGCCGGATGTCGCCGTATCCGGCCGCTGGCGGCGGGCCGATGGTCGGCTGGGCTTGGTGGCCGGCGTGTCCACCGAGCGGCGAGAGGTGCAGTACGACCGCTTCCAGATCTCCCGCTATCGAGACCTTGTCGTCAACGGCGCGACCTTGACCACGCCCGAGGATATCCGAACCACGGTCGAGCAGGAACAGCGGGCGCGGACCACGGCCTTCGTCGGGGCCGAATGGCGGGTCGCGCCGAGCGCCACGCTGTATGTGGACGCCCTCGCTTCGCGTTTCGACAACAGTATCCGCGAGGACCGCGTCGTCTATACGGTCGGCGACTATGCCGCCCAGGTCCTGGCGGCAGGGGGCGCGCGGATCGAGGGCCGCACTCTGCTCGGCGGACGCATCACCGCCGGCCAGATCGGCAACAACCTGGAAGTCTCCGACCAGGTTCATGAGAACGTCTCCCTGAGCGTGGCCGTGAAGGCCGACGCCGGCGCCTGGACCCTGGAACCGCGCCTCAGCCTGTCCAGCGCCCGCTCCAACCTCGACACGCCGTTGCAGCGGATTGGCGCGGTCAGCCCCCTGGGTGTCTCCTACAGCTTCGACCTGGGGCCCAACCTCGTCGAGCGCCGCAAGGCGCCGCTGCTGTCGACGCCCTTCGACCTGAGCGATCCCGTCCAACTGACCTTCTCTCGCTATGGGGTGCGCGCCACCCACGTAGAGGACCATGACGTCACCGCCTTGGTCGCCGCCGAGCGGTCGGTCGACTGGACGCTGGGACCGCTGCGTTTCGAACGCCTGCGCCTGGGCGGCCAGGCCACCGATCGGGGGCGCGACTTCCAGCGACGCGACCGCGAGGCCGCGCCGCGCATCGGGACGGTCGTCGACGCCGGCTTCTTCGACGTCGGCGCCCCCAGCGACGCCTTCGACCGCCTGATCGCCGCGCGGCCGCCCGCCTGGACAGCCGCCGACTTCACCGCCTTTCGCGCCGGCTTCGTGCTGCCGGGCGAGGCGGACGGGGTGATTGTCGACGCCCAGGATCTGGTCCCCACCGGCGCGGACCTGCAAGGCTCCTACAAGGTCGGCGAGCGGATCCTGGCCGGTTACGGACGACTGGATTTTTCGACGACCGTGCTGGGCCTGCCGACGACGGGGAATGTCGGCGTGCGGACCGCGCGGACACGGACGGACGTAGCCGGCACGCTGCTGGGCGTTTCGTCGACGGGCTATATCGACGTCAAGCCGGTCCGCTACGCTGGCGCTCACGCGGTGGTGCTGCCCAGCGCCAACTTGGCGATCGCCCTCGACCCGCACTGGCGGCTGCGGCTGGCCGCCTCGCGCAGCATCACCCGGCCGTCGCTGGCCGACCTGCGCTCTGCCACCGTGCCGGCCAGCAGCCTGGTCTCGATCCTCTACCAGCGCGGCCAGGCCGAGATCGACCACCCCGCACCTGGGACGCTGTTCTCCGGCGTCGGCGGCAATCCGGCGCTGAAGCCGTACCTGGCCACCAACTACGACCTTTCGCTGGAGCGTGAATTCAAAGGTTTCGGCGGCGTCAGCCTGGCGGTGTTCCACAAGACCATCGACGACTTCATCGTCGTCTCGGCCCAGCCCGAGCGCTTGGCCTTCGCCACCCGCGCTGGGCCGCCGGTCGTGGCCACGGTGATGATGTCCCGACCGCGCAATGCGGGCGAGGCGAAGGTCACGGGCCTGGAAGCCGCCTTCAGCCGGCGCTTCGCCCACGGACTCGGGGTGTGGGCCAGCGCGACCTGGGTCGACGCCGCCAGCCGTGACGATCAGGGCCGGCGCGGGCGGCTGAACGGCGTCTCGCGTCTATCCTGGTCGATCAGCCCCTTTGTCGAGCGCGGGCCGCTGCACGCCCATCTCTCCTGGACCTGGCGCTCTCCGTTCGGCTCCGAGGCCGACATGCAGGGGGGAGGAGTGTCCAGCTTCGTGGTCGCCAGCGCCGGTTATCTGGACGCGGCCGGCTCTTACGACCTCAGCCGGCGCGTCTCGCTGTACGTCGAGGCCAGCAACCTGACCGACACGGTCGAGGCCGCCTATGAGGGCCAGCGCAACCGCCCGCTGCAGATCGGCCGCTCGGGGCGCTCGTTCGGTTTCGGCATTCGCATGCGGCTATAA
- a CDS encoding DUF1427 family protein yields MKPYLLSLGVGLLVGVIYSLLGVRSPAPPAIALLGLMGMLLGEQAVPIAKRLMTRTPVVAYLKTPECAGQVLGPQAAAGDGPDPKTPEGQA; encoded by the coding sequence ATGAAACCTTACCTGCTCTCCCTCGGTGTCGGCCTGCTCGTCGGCGTGATCTATTCGCTGCTCGGCGTGCGCTCGCCCGCTCCGCCGGCCATCGCCCTGCTGGGCCTGATGGGCATGCTGCTGGGCGAACAGGCGGTCCCGATCGCCAAACGGCTGATGACCAGGACCCCGGTCGTGGCCTATCTGAAAACCCCTGAGTGCGCTGGTCAGGTCCTGGGTCCGCAAGCCGCCGCGGGCGACGGCCCTGACCCCAAAACTCCGGAGGGCCAGGCATGA
- a CDS encoding RNA polymerase sigma factor, translating to MTGLRAELVVFLQRRGQSLEDAEDIVQETFARFHRAGHEIGQADSRPLLFAIAKNLLKDHWKQAGRERARTLWLDTDDTTAAWENAPSEDPAADRRSIARQDLAGVAAAIRELPPRCRDAFLLHRFEDLSYRQIADRLGVSVSMVEKHLAEALRRLKAARGT from the coding sequence ATGACGGGCCTGCGCGCCGAACTGGTGGTGTTCCTCCAACGGCGCGGCCAGTCGCTGGAAGACGCCGAGGATATCGTCCAGGAGACCTTCGCGCGCTTCCATCGCGCTGGCCACGAGATCGGCCAGGCCGACAGCCGGCCGCTGCTGTTCGCCATCGCCAAGAACCTTCTGAAGGACCACTGGAAGCAGGCCGGCCGCGAGCGGGCCCGCACCCTGTGGCTCGATACCGACGACACGACCGCGGCCTGGGAGAACGCCCCCAGCGAGGATCCCGCCGCCGACCGCCGCTCGATCGCCCGCCAGGACCTGGCCGGCGTCGCCGCCGCCATCCGCGAGCTGCCGCCGCGCTGCCGCGACGCCTTCCTGCTGCACCGCTTCGAGGATCTCAGCTATCGCCAGATCGCCGATCGCCTGGGCGTGTCGGTCAGCATGGTGGAAAAGCACCTGGCCGAAGCGCTACGACGGCTGAAAGCCGCGCGGGGGACCTGA
- a CDS encoding FecR domain-containing protein, producing the protein MLDRLASLFEAKPRTAEDWVVRLGRPDAPRSTLAAFERWLAADPRNLADYQDAKALLRETRDLRAELLGELNLIPPAPTAGRRRPKAVWTPVALAGGLVAAVLTVAIAPTLLTRFQDPLSGAAIYTTAVGEIRDVTLADGSVVTLDTATTLRAKVDGKVRRLVLDKGGAYFAVAHDKAHPFQVALADRQVIVTGTHFATSLRDGRARVELLEGSVEVSQPRFSTEPVRLVPGDQVSYQAGRAVRREARIDPATAVAWRQRRLVFQDAALSEVLAELGRYTDARIRLADPALGRQRVTAMLPLDGQGTVIDRAAKVLPVVLKSTAPGEVVATAR; encoded by the coding sequence ATGCTCGATCGTCTCGCCAGCCTGTTCGAAGCCAAGCCGCGCACCGCGGAGGACTGGGTCGTGCGCCTGGGCCGCCCCGACGCGCCGCGCTCGACCCTGGCGGCCTTCGAGCGCTGGCTGGCGGCCGATCCGCGGAACCTCGCCGACTATCAGGACGCCAAGGCTCTGCTGCGCGAGACGCGGGATCTGCGGGCCGAACTGCTCGGCGAACTCAATCTGATCCCGCCCGCGCCTACGGCCGGTCGTCGCCGCCCGAAGGCTGTCTGGACGCCGGTGGCCCTGGCCGGGGGTCTGGTCGCCGCCGTTCTGACCGTGGCCATCGCTCCAACTCTGCTCACCCGCTTCCAAGACCCTCTGTCCGGCGCCGCGATCTACACGACCGCCGTCGGCGAGATCCGCGACGTGACCCTGGCCGACGGCTCGGTCGTCACGCTGGACACCGCCACCACCCTGCGCGCCAAGGTCGACGGCAAGGTGCGTCGCCTCGTTTTGGACAAGGGCGGAGCCTATTTCGCGGTCGCCCACGACAAGGCCCATCCGTTCCAGGTGGCCCTGGCCGACCGGCAAGTCATCGTCACCGGCACCCACTTCGCCACGAGCCTCCGCGACGGCCGTGCCCGGGTGGAGCTGCTGGAGGGCTCGGTCGAGGTTTCGCAGCCCCGATTCTCGACCGAGCCCGTCCGTCTCGTCCCTGGCGACCAGGTCAGCTACCAGGCCGGTCGCGCGGTGCGGCGCGAGGCCCGCATCGATCCGGCCACGGCCGTCGCCTGGCGCCAGCGCCGACTGGTCTTCCAGGACGCGGCGCTGTCCGAGGTCCTGGCCGAGCTGGGCCGCTATACCGACGCCAGGATCCGCCTGGCCGACCCGGCCCTGGGCCGCCAGCGCGTCACCGCCATGCTGCCGCTGGACGGCCAGGGCACGGTGATCGATCGCGCCGCCAAGGTGCTGCCGGTGGTGCTGAAAAGCACCGCTCCGGGCGAGGTCGTCGCCACGGCGAGATAG
- a CDS encoding hydrolase translates to MTLVATPTAGPQLLTPTDHTLIMIDYQSQMAFATHSISATELRTNAALVARGAAGFGVSTILTTVAEKSFSGPMFDELKDAFPGVAALDRTSMNTWEDANVIAKVNEIGKPRIVLAGLWTSVCIVGPALSALAQGFEVYVIADACGDVSAEAHNRAMDRMVQAGARPMTSLQYLLELQRDWARSETYELTTGIARTYGGAYGLGITYAKTMFGASEGHAA, encoded by the coding sequence ATGACCCTCGTCGCCACGCCCACCGCCGGCCCGCAACTGCTGACCCCGACCGACCACACCCTGATCATGATCGACTACCAGTCGCAGATGGCTTTCGCGACCCACTCGATCTCGGCCACCGAGCTGCGCACCAACGCCGCCCTGGTCGCTCGCGGCGCCGCCGGCTTCGGCGTCTCGACCATCCTGACCACGGTCGCCGAGAAGAGCTTCTCGGGTCCGATGTTCGACGAGCTCAAGGACGCCTTCCCGGGCGTCGCCGCCCTCGACCGCACCTCGATGAACACCTGGGAAGACGCCAATGTCATCGCCAAGGTCAATGAGATCGGCAAGCCGCGCATCGTGCTGGCCGGCCTGTGGACCAGCGTCTGCATCGTCGGCCCGGCCCTGTCGGCCCTGGCCCAGGGCTTCGAGGTCTATGTCATCGCCGACGCCTGCGGCGACGTCTCGGCCGAAGCCCACAACCGCGCCATGGATCGCATGGTCCAGGCCGGCGCGCGCCCGATGACCTCCCTGCAATACCTGCTTGAGCTGCAACGCGACTGGGCCCGTTCGGAGACCTACGAGCTGACCACCGGCATCGCCCGCACCTACGGCGGCGCCTACGGCCTGGGCATCACCTACGCCAAGACCATGTTCGGCGCGTCGGAAGGCCACGCCGCCTGA
- a CDS encoding Ca2+-dependent phosphoinositide-specific phospholipase C, which produces MLSLLLALVAAEPSAQAAQMQAARMNDILAVGTHNSYKAAIPAEEMAAMLASAGPGALGLDYSHRPLAEELDAGARQLELDVVRDPQGGRFAQPKTAFGKGIVPTPAWAAAMAKPGYKVMHMQDVDFRTTCPTFVACLTEIRAWSKAHPDHAPILILLNAKDGPSSFPGGVEALPFDEKAFDALDGEIRSVFAEAELITPDQVQGKRATLREAVLADGWPALGAARGKVFFALDESPKTVTAYRGARKSLEGRAMFVNTDEASPAAAYLTLNDPVGDRARIAAAVKAGFIVRTRADADTVQARKNDVTMRSAAFSSGAQYVSTDYLWADPRFAGGYTVRLTGGEAATCNPVRMTKGCDAPFDSVAGAPAQGYLNPAQRPDLTRTLAAPPAAGSPRAIADAAIFDQSRALKGSARWQRATDDVDGSTWKHFSEALGVTIDPTQAPILAALLERAGDDRSVVGVAKTHWGTKRPYIGKTDAPICEAKSAHLAGNPDYPSGHSAFGMHVAMILAELAPSRADALYARGRDYAESRWICGSHSVSAAEAGMQSGATIYAAEHVSPYFRRDMEAARAELDSILSQGGAKATSTARP; this is translated from the coding sequence ATGCTGAGCCTGCTTCTGGCCCTCGTGGCGGCCGAACCCAGCGCCCAAGCCGCGCAGATGCAGGCGGCGCGGATGAACGACATCCTCGCGGTCGGCACGCACAATTCCTACAAGGCCGCGATCCCGGCCGAGGAGATGGCGGCCATGCTGGCGTCGGCCGGGCCGGGAGCTTTGGGCCTGGACTACAGCCATCGTCCGCTGGCGGAGGAGCTGGACGCCGGCGCCCGTCAGCTGGAGCTGGACGTCGTCCGCGATCCGCAAGGCGGGCGCTTCGCCCAGCCCAAGACCGCATTCGGCAAGGGTATCGTTCCGACCCCCGCCTGGGCGGCGGCCATGGCCAAGCCTGGCTACAAGGTCATGCACATGCAGGACGTCGATTTCCGCACGACCTGCCCGACTTTCGTCGCGTGCCTGACGGAGATCCGCGCCTGGTCGAAGGCTCATCCCGATCACGCCCCGATCCTGATCCTGCTGAACGCCAAGGACGGTCCGTCCAGCTTCCCCGGCGGCGTCGAGGCCCTGCCATTTGACGAGAAGGCCTTCGACGCCCTCGACGGCGAGATCCGCTCGGTATTCGCCGAGGCCGAACTGATCACGCCCGACCAGGTCCAGGGCAAGCGCGCCACCCTGCGCGAGGCGGTGCTGGCCGACGGCTGGCCGGCGCTAGGCGCGGCGCGGGGCAAGGTGTTCTTCGCCCTCGACGAGAGCCCAAAGACGGTCACGGCCTATCGTGGGGCGCGCAAGTCGCTGGAAGGCCGGGCGATGTTCGTCAACACCGACGAGGCCTCGCCAGCCGCCGCCTACCTGACCCTCAACGACCCGGTCGGCGATCGCGCCCGCATCGCCGCCGCCGTGAAGGCCGGCTTCATCGTCCGCACCCGCGCCGACGCTGACACCGTCCAGGCGCGCAAGAACGACGTCACGATGCGTAGCGCCGCGTTCTCCAGCGGCGCGCAGTACGTCTCGACCGACTATCTGTGGGCCGACCCGCGCTTCGCGGGCGGCTACACGGTGCGCCTGACCGGCGGCGAGGCGGCGACCTGCAATCCCGTCCGCATGACCAAGGGCTGCGACGCGCCGTTCGACAGCGTGGCCGGGGCGCCGGCTCAAGGCTATCTGAACCCGGCCCAGCGTCCTGACCTGACCAGGACCCTGGCCGCCCCGCCGGCCGCCGGTTCGCCGCGCGCCATCGCCGACGCGGCCATCTTCGACCAGAGCCGGGCCCTAAAGGGCTCCGCTCGCTGGCAGCGGGCCACCGATGATGTCGACGGCTCCACCTGGAAGCACTTCTCTGAGGCGCTGGGGGTGACGATAGACCCGACCCAGGCCCCGATCCTCGCCGCCCTGCTGGAGCGCGCCGGCGATGATCGCTCGGTGGTCGGTGTGGCCAAGACCCACTGGGGGACCAAGCGACCCTATATCGGCAAGACCGACGCCCCCATTTGCGAGGCCAAGAGCGCCCACCTGGCCGGCAATCCGGACTATCCGTCAGGCCACTCGGCGTTCGGCATGCACGTAGCGATGATCCTGGCCGAACTGGCCCCCAGCCGCGCCGACGCGCTGTACGCCCGGGGCCGCGACTATGCCGAAAGCCGGTGGATCTGCGGCTCGCACAGCGTCAGCGCCGCCGAGGCCGGCATGCAGTCGGGCGCCACGATCTACGCCGCCGAGCACGTCTCGCCGTACTTCCGTCGTGACATGGAAGCGGCGCGCGCCGAGCTGGACTCGATCCTCTCCCAAGGCGGGGCGAAAGCGACCTCAACGGCCCGGCCGTGA
- a CDS encoding TonB-dependent receptor has translation MIGLNSNGGRAGRLAWLMTSCAAIGLFSATGAQAQAVAAAAADNAQVEEVVVTGSYRRSLEKAVDMKRETTGFSDSIVATDVANFPEQNLAEALQRMPGVTIERNKGLGGRVSVRGLPSEFTFVTINNLATASGSGGRDVEFDIFASEVIQQVTVQKSPRAADEEGGIAGSVYISTARPFDYSGRKLIASTEGAYNSISKKTDPKVAFLASDTWGNWGGLVSFSAARRSNRTDSNSGINFRPMFRFLEAGGTRASQAAAVLARDAGVVVKSNTNRDETGRIIFQDKVGDRAYMNTQKQWGGTGSLQYKPSANFDIAFDLMLGGYDATEDQYDAAAYSASSKSTLETIHSYDKTTLADYNMVVLRDVSYTATQHEMLSKEQINKTDYAQFGSELNWRGETWKLHALAGYSGAKKTLDYSNLKHVAYAPSRTRWTATGGETIKSANPASIDMYNSPSKYLFEAYETTLEKITDDKYAAQADYTKEFAIGFFPALKTIQIGARYTDKSKERRYGALNIQGPGPGSSAYLNTRTMADSPLTPIGDLVPGGDYTVRDLNWSQISNDYARKTFRYAGFTTPFTPGDYYKVDEKVTSVYAMADLGFDVGPVPVAVNGGVRYVDTSITSSGYHQVQTTTGGTTYTPAPVSSDGSYNKLLPSVNFTADITDSIVLRGAASKTLMRPALTDLAYKRTASFNSFRFTDGNPGLKPTFAEQYEVGVEKYLPEGGLLAVSYFKKKIEGVVRQALTGTVKGVTKYNANGTIDGVYDFDVYQPINAAGSYNVDGVEMVAIVPFGLFWEPAKGFGINANYTILDSSLSGQSLIGIPTPPVGLADKAYNFTLYYENDKFQARVSYNYKGKYVEGIGYEMYPIWRSGYGQTDISISYNINERIQLSLEGINVTDEVTKGYTMDPSFPTMYEKSGRRFSLGLRMNF, from the coding sequence ATGATCGGACTGAACTCGAACGGCGGCCGTGCGGGCCGCCTGGCCTGGCTGATGACCAGCTGCGCCGCCATCGGCCTGTTCTCGGCGACGGGCGCACAAGCCCAGGCCGTCGCCGCGGCGGCCGCCGACAACGCCCAGGTCGAGGAAGTCGTCGTCACCGGCAGCTATCGCCGCAGCCTGGAAAAGGCCGTGGACATGAAGCGCGAGACGACCGGCTTCTCGGACTCGATCGTGGCCACCGACGTCGCCAACTTCCCCGAGCAGAACCTGGCCGAGGCGCTGCAGCGCATGCCGGGCGTGACCATCGAGCGCAACAAGGGCCTGGGCGGCCGGGTCAGCGTCCGTGGCCTGCCCAGCGAGTTCACCTTCGTCACCATCAACAACCTGGCGACGGCCTCGGGCAGCGGCGGCCGTGACGTCGAGTTCGACATCTTCGCCTCGGAAGTCATCCAGCAGGTGACGGTGCAGAAGTCGCCGCGCGCCGCCGACGAGGAAGGCGGCATCGCCGGTTCGGTCTACATCTCGACGGCTCGCCCGTTCGACTACAGCGGCCGCAAGCTGATCGCCTCGACCGAAGGCGCCTACAACTCGATCTCCAAGAAGACCGACCCCAAGGTCGCCTTCCTGGCCAGCGACACGTGGGGGAACTGGGGCGGCCTGGTGTCGTTCTCGGCCGCGCGCCGTTCGAACCGCACCGACTCCAACTCGGGCATCAACTTCCGCCCGATGTTCCGCTTCCTGGAAGCCGGCGGCACGCGCGCCTCGCAGGCCGCCGCCGTCCTGGCCCGTGACGCCGGCGTCGTGGTCAAGAGCAACACCAATCGCGACGAGACCGGCCGCATCATCTTTCAGGACAAGGTCGGCGACCGCGCCTACATGAACACCCAGAAGCAGTGGGGCGGCACCGGCTCGCTGCAGTACAAGCCGTCGGCCAATTTCGACATCGCCTTCGACCTGATGCTGGGCGGCTATGACGCCACCGAGGACCAGTACGACGCGGCGGCCTATTCGGCCTCGAGCAAGAGCACGCTGGAGACCATCCACAGCTACGACAAGACCACCCTGGCCGACTACAACATGGTCGTGCTGCGCGACGTCTCCTACACCGCGACCCAGCACGAGATGCTCAGCAAGGAGCAGATCAACAAGACCGACTACGCCCAGTTCGGCTCGGAGCTGAACTGGCGCGGCGAGACCTGGAAGCTGCACGCCCTGGCCGGCTATTCGGGCGCCAAGAAGACGCTCGACTATTCGAACCTGAAGCACGTGGCCTACGCCCCGTCGCGCACCCGCTGGACGGCCACCGGCGGCGAGACGATCAAGAGCGCCAACCCGGCCTCGATCGATATGTACAATTCGCCGTCGAAGTACCTGTTCGAGGCCTATGAGACGACCCTCGAGAAGATCACCGACGACAAATACGCCGCCCAGGCGGACTACACGAAGGAGTTCGCCATCGGCTTCTTCCCGGCGCTGAAGACCATCCAGATCGGCGCCCGCTATACCGACAAATCGAAGGAGCGCCGCTACGGCGCGCTGAACATCCAGGGCCCCGGCCCGGGCAGCAGCGCCTACCTCAACACCCGCACCATGGCCGACAGCCCGCTGACCCCGATCGGCGATCTGGTTCCAGGCGGCGACTACACGGTCCGCGACCTGAACTGGAGCCAGATCTCCAACGACTACGCGCGCAAGACCTTCCGCTACGCCGGCTTCACCACGCCGTTCACGCCGGGCGACTACTACAAGGTCGATGAGAAGGTCACGAGCGTCTACGCCATGGCCGACCTCGGCTTCGACGTCGGCCCCGTGCCGGTCGCGGTGAACGGCGGCGTCCGCTACGTCGACACCTCGATCACCTCGTCGGGCTACCACCAGGTGCAGACGACGACCGGCGGCACCACCTACACCCCCGCGCCAGTGTCCAGCGACGGCAGCTACAACAAGCTGCTGCCCAGCGTGAACTTCACCGCCGACATCACCGACAGCATCGTGCTGCGCGGCGCGGCCTCGAAGACCCTCATGCGTCCGGCCCTGACCGACCTGGCCTACAAGCGCACCGCCAGCTTCAACTCGTTCCGCTTTACCGACGGCAATCCGGGCCTGAAGCCGACCTTCGCCGAACAGTACGAAGTGGGCGTTGAGAAGTACCTGCCGGAAGGCGGCCTGCTGGCGGTCTCGTACTTCAAGAAGAAGATCGAGGGCGTCGTCCGCCAGGCCCTGACGGGCACGGTCAAGGGCGTCACCAAGTACAACGCCAACGGCACGATCGACGGCGTCTACGACTTCGACGTCTACCAGCCGATCAACGCCGCCGGTTCGTACAATGTCGACGGCGTCGAGATGGTCGCCATCGTGCCGTTCGGCCTGTTCTGGGAGCCGGCCAAGGGCTTCGGGATCAACGCCAACTACACGATCCTGGACAGCTCGCTGAGCGGCCAGTCGCTGATCGGTATTCCGACCCCGCCGGTGGGCCTGGCCGACAAGGCCTACAACTTCACGCTCTACTACGAGAACGACAAGTTCCAGGCGCGCGTATCCTATAACTACAAGGGCAAGTACGTCGAAGGCATCGGCTACGAGATGTATCCGATCTGGCGCTCGGGCTACGGCCAGACCGACATCTCGATCAGCTACAACATCAACGAGCGCATCCAGCTGAGCCTGGAGGGGATCAACGTCACCGACGAGGTCACCAAGGGCTACACGATGGATCCGTCCTTCCCGACCATGTACGAGAAGTCGGGACGACGCTTCTCGCTCGGCCTTCGGATGAACTTCTGA